The sequence TCTCTGGAGCGCttgtgccagggcttcaccatcctcacagcaaagaatttctaaTTGAAAcctcccctctttcagtttaaaattatatGTTCTTTAGACcctgtttctttgtctttgtCTTGACCCTTCAGCACTGCCCCAcgtgcagctgcagcacaccGTGGAAGTGCATATCCACATAGTAAGCAAACTCTTTGGGCATGCTGTGAATGCTCTTTTTGGGAAGCACGTTGTCATAGTAATGATGGGGCAGGGAATGGCCATCTGGATGCAAAGAGAATGGCCAGAATCCATAGAGTGTAATGTGTTGGCACAACTCCAGGGCAGCATTCACTAGAATGAAACCGGAGGAGAGGCGATAGACATGAAAACCATGATCACGCCAGTACTTGCTTAGAGCACTCAGGTACTGAGGGTGGAAGAAAATGACGTGAGACTGGGAGCCAGAGTCCTCTAAGGCATAGAATGCTCGGTAAGAAACATCACTAagtccagggaaggagaaagctgGGATGAGAAACCAAGTCTTTCCATAGGAAGATGCTGCCTTCACAAACGGCAGGCGTCGACCAACCAGACCACGAAACCTGTGAGGCAAGAGATGTGGGACTGTCACCCTCTGCCAACGCCATCCTCATTCCCTCCTACCTTCTTATGCTATTCAGCCCCAAAGCAGTGAAATAACAGTTTTACTCTTcacctctgttttctcttactACGTGCCTTTTGGGTGATCTAAGTTCCAGATCCTCAGGTGCACCTAACACAGACTGGAGGAGCTGCTTGAAAATACCCAGAAAGTTTGATAGTGAGCTCTGGTTAAAATGCTGGAAAGAGATCTTCAAATAAAAAACCTTCATGGTCCCACAGCTCAAAATTCATGGAGAATGATGTCCCATACTGGTGGAACAGAGGGCTGGGAGAGAGTTGATGCCACCTGCTTTTAGACATCTACTACACAGATATCTACATCTGAGCTAATTGCCTAAATGTCTTTTTTAGTCACTGGAGGGAAAGAAGTACAGCTGGATCACATCCTGATCTGTCTTATTTTACATGTCTGCTGTAGGACAAGGAGTACCTATATTCTTCACTAAATATGAAGAGCATTTAGGCAGATAGGTGAGATTGAATAGTTCCCATCAGAGCTCctcccaacagcagcagctgggagcccCTCTGCCCGTCTTGATGTCACCCTTGAGAGGATCAGCTCACTGGAACAACTGGAAATTCTATTAATCTCTAATAGTAAGATAAAACAATCAGTCTTGATCAAACTCTGCTCCAAATAACTCCAAGGCTTGCAGTATTCCTCTGTATACCTCTGCACAGAGGGGAGAATCTCATGTCAGTAAATGTCAATAGCTTTTTTTTGGACAAGCCTTGCATGGTAGCAAAGGCCTGTCTGTTTTCTGGGACCCAGGGCAGAGGCAAAAGACATTGCCTCTTCAAGCCCATAGTATatgggggaaaagaaagtaaggAGTCCTGTCCTCTGTTTTCACTACCACACCTATTACCTTGTGTTAAGGATACTTGGGTTCACAGTGGCAATATTTGTCTTTCTGCCCACATCATCAGGGAAGTCCATAGAAGGCAGGTTAAACCTGATTGAGGTGAtaagcaaaggaaggaaatgagaaataatgTTCTATGATATCCTGAGATCTTACCCAT is a genomic window of Chiroxiphia lanceolata isolate bChiLan1 chromosome 12, bChiLan1.pri, whole genome shotgun sequence containing:
- the LOC116792947 gene encoding alpha-2,8-sialyltransferase 8F-like; protein product: MTNSITREVYVKPERLKMHKLWVLLLAVALVSFVSMGFLVLQSIPDVDVPEAEACQGLLSNITQPQRVNEVWSLEHLKLMQSCRWKFNATALTKYRAELGRCCNASAWLAVTQENAPLDSRLFYDASSSKSFKVSSGLLEILPKKSPFQDGLYKTCAVVGNGGILRNSSCGSKIDEHEFVIRFNLPSMDFPDDVGRKTNIATVNPSILNTRFRGLVGRRLPFVKAASSYGKTWFLIPAFSFPGLSDVSYRAFYALEDSGSQSHVIFFHPQYLSALSKYWRDHGFHVYRLSSGFILVNAALELCQHITLYGFWPFSLHPDGHSLPHHYYDNVLPKKSIHSMPKEFAYYVDMHFHGVLQLHVGQC